The genomic stretch GTGCCATTTTTCTATGACTTCAGTAACGGAATTTGTAAGGATCTTGTCAGAGTTGAGGCCGTCGTCGGGTGCCGCCACCTGCTCCACTGTCGCGCCCGTGGTTGGTCGGCGCCATGAGAGGCAGGTGGCGTTCGGTGACGACCAACGGCGATGATGCAGACGGCACGAAATGGATCGTCAGGAGATACCTCAACAATGGGAGGATGGTGGTCCCGATGTGGAGACAACATCGTCATAAatcctcgcccgaccccaaggaAACAACTTTTCCATATCCTTGTGTTGTTCCCTTTCCAAATGCTTGTGTGATTGTTGTCCGGATACATGTGTGATTGCATGATTTGTAAAGTAGATGTCATTCCTATTATTTTTTACAAGGACTGAATCCATAATTAGTGTAGTACAATGATCATACATGTTTCAGTCAAATGCCCAAAATAAATGCAAGTATTCTCAGTCAAATGCTTAGCACCTTGGTTCAATTCAAAACTACTAGCCTTTTACATCTAGATACTGTGAACAGTCCTTGTGTGTTTGTACATTAGAGTCAAGTTACTCATCATTTTTCTGTGAAAAAATATACaaatttgctttttttttccaaatagaCTAAAACTAGGAACAATTGCAAGCATAGATATCACTGTAGAAGCTCTTATTTACTGAGCTTAGAAGTAcgaaggcaaaaaaaaatgagcaaTTGTTATAATTAACAGCAAGGCAACCCAGGTTGACCTGAAGAAGAAAGACCTAAAATATGATGGTTATTTGTTATCAGTTTTTGTTACCTTATGACGTTGCACTGAGGTTCGAAATCGTCTGAACATTTTAGGGGCTATTCACTTTTGCAGATCTTACAAAAACCATATTTTCAGCCACCACGGCAGCCGCTAGGACAAAATTTCCATTTTGTTGGGCATAGAGCATCTTCAGCAATTTCCCAATAAATATTTCTCAATAACAAGTTAATAGGGATATCACAATATCTCTTTCATTGTTATTGGGAGAGTTATTTTTGCAGTTTCCCAATAATCTCATTCCAATAGAACTACAGTATTGGAAGAGTCACAACTCCttctttatttagggagagttggcGTAAATTATTAGGTTGTCcaaataattattgggaaaagaaaaaaataaaggaagtCTGTTGGAGCATTATCTTTTTACTAACTCTCCCAATACAGGTTTAGATGCTCTTATACTGAACTTCAAACCAACATCTCCACCAACACCACCACGTGTCAAAGGGGCTCCACACCACCATGACCATTATGTTGGACAAACAAgctaaataaaaaaaacaaggtcATCGACACTGACGATGATGACGGTGCTGATGCGAAAGATATGGGACACAAATTAACGGCACCATTATTTTTGTGAATAGTAAAATGTTATTTTGTAACCCAACGATAACCTTTAGTTTTCGTCGGGTGGAAAATCTGAAAAGATGAGGATGTTGGTAGTTTGCCGTTGGTGGATGCGTGCATCCTGTTGTAAATTGGAGAGAACAGAATGTACTCGAGAAGAGAGACAGATGAACCGTGAAACTTGTATTTTATTAATGAGCCAACAAGTACATATTTATAGACTAATCAATAGGGAGGTTAGGAGATAATTCCCGGGAAAATCCGATCGGAATCAGATCCTCTGCAGTCGGGCTCCTTGATGTTAGTCTGCAGTCAGCGATCTGCATCGTCCGCTGGCATCCTACGGCAACAAGACCCCTCCACGTTCTGGGCCTCGGCCCAACAAGAGCACGGCCTCTTTCTCCCAGAATACAGGTGCGCGGTGTGCACTCCTCGTCTCTTCCTGTGCGCTCAGATTGTGTTTGCCTTCCATTTGATCGAGACATGAACACCATGCAGGCACAATTTACAAAACACACTACTTACAGCTAGCGAGAGCTTTGTGGGGTGGTCTGGTGTCTCGCTCTGGCATTTAGTTTTCTTCAAAGTACGATGTCGTCAGTTCAACAGTcaaagcagagcaagtcttcaATAGCAGAAGAGTTGGTTAGAGTTAATCTGGGGCCACGCTCTGTACATGGAACTCATGCGCCGGGGGACTCTAGCTTGTCCGCGGTTGAGAGGCGCGTCGGCAAGGAGGTTGCGACTTCACCATCGAGTGGTGCCTGAGCAAAGCATAACGGCAGCTGAACGggtgggggacggcggcggcggcggcggccggacaCTCCGGGACGACAACGCCTGAGCTCCGCGGTGAcaaggaggagccgaggagagTGCCCGGGAAAACGGCGCCTGAGCTCAGCAGTGACGAGGGGCAGCCGAGGAGAGCGCCTATTTACAACGAGGAAGACGAGGACTGAGTCATGTGCTGTCGTGGGCTGAGACGGGCCATTCGAGCTCGGCTTCCGGTGTCTGAGATTCGTGCGGCCAACGAGGGCCGCACGATCTCCTTCAtctccaccacgccgccgctcgctcACCTGGCTGCGCCCGGTGTGGCCTGCGTTGCCCGGTTAGGCCTAACCGACACCGAGTATGCATCTATCGGAACACCGAGTCCTGTTACTATACATAGATGGCCGTCGATATGCGGTTCCTTCCAAATCCAAATCTACGATCGTGGGTAGATATAGTTTCAAGGTTGGAGACTAGACATACGGAAGGCGATGGCACGGCGGCcacggaggtggcggcggcgatctTATGACGGTAGGCGGCGGCTCCATGTCCTGGCCAACGACTGCGACCGCGGATTCAGCGTGTACGAGTTAAACGTGGACCACTTCGACACTGACGTCTCGGACTCCGACGACGACATGGATTCCAGTGCTCGACGCCTTGGCAACCGCCGGCTGGTCGTCCGCCTGGCCGACGGATCGGGGAACAAGTTCCTGGCCGCGGGCACCAGGATCTTCGATCCCTCCTCCCCGTTCTCCTCCAGCAGGCCCGCCATCGTGTTCGACACCAGGACGCGGTTGGTGACCACGACCCCACCTTTCCAAGCACCAAACGATGGCCCCGCGTTCTGGGCGCTAGGCCGCACGGTCTACGCCCTGGGCTGCCACCCGGTATGCCGGCGCTTCAGGGAAGGCAAGCAGCCCGGTTGCTTCGAGAGGCTCGGCCCCGAGCCGCGGCCCGGCCGTGGAAAGTGGCAGTGGGAGGttctcccgtcgccgccgttcAAGCTGGGCGGCGTCCTGTCCCACGCCGTGCACCCGGACGCCGCCACCGTCTTCCTGTCCGTGGACAAGGCCGGGACCTTCTGTTCAGCAAGGGGACCGTGGAGCCCGCCTGCAAGTACGGGAAGGACCTTCTGTTCAGCAAGGGGTTGAAGAGACATCTCGAGGCCAACCTCACCTACCTGGGCAACGCCGAGTTCTGTCTGCAGGAGACCTTGGCGCCGGAGGGCGAGAGCATGGCCTCGACCTTCGGTCTCAAGGTGAGGATGCTGCTTCGCGTGGTTACATTCCGAGTCAAGTACTCCGGCGACGGTGAGCTTTGCGCTGTGAACAGGAGGGCTAGAGTCTACAAGCTGCCTCACCTCTCATCAGAACGCCAACCTTTTGGCTTCTGGATTTAATAATCATCAAGTGAAGAAGCGTGTTCCTCCAATATTGTGAAGAAGAGGAGCATGGTATGCTACTGCAAGTGCAGGTTTTCGAGGACTGTGTATTCGACAATTAATTGAACTGCAACATAATTTCTTGAAATTCATGACCTCAGTGTGTATGCACGTACTGCAAATCGAGTTTTGTTTTGGAGCACAAGACTGTAAATCAAATGATTTATTCAATTTCAATTGATAAATAATCGTAAAGGTTGACCTAATAATACTTTCAACCCAACGGATTGTTCCAGTAGGCATACACTCATGCAACTCCTCGATTCATATACATGCAGCTAGGCGATTGATTGATTCGTGCACGCCCATCACAATGCAATTTGTACTGTAAAGAGCATCTTCCCGTATAGCTGATGATCTGAGGCcattttattattttcatttattttattaGAGCCTTCGTCCTCTCTCAATCCTCATCAAATCCTGGATTTGGCAACAACTTGAAGGCTACTACCACCATTTCCAGATGCAGGATACGAGTCCTTGAACTGATCCTCAGTAACTCCTGCAAGCACACATCCAAACAGATTACTCCAtcaaaattatttcaagataAAACTAATTTCAAATAACACTGGAGTTTCGGCAAATGAATTTCACTGGCATGACTGCACGAGCAACTTGCCTTTGCccatggcggcggtggaggataTGCCACCCTGCACGGTCTTGAGCACCCTGTCGTAGAAGTTGGCGCCCGACCACTTCTGGTGCTCCAGCGTCTCCACCCCGTtgatcctctcctccctctggaTCCTCTCCACGTAGGCCAGCATGCCCCGCCGCGCGAAGTCCCGGGCGAACGTGTCGGTGATGAGCGCGTCGGCGTGGAACCCGGCGAGCGTGATGAACTGCCAGACGTAGCCGAGCCGCGCGACGCGCGGGATGAACGCCGACATCTCGCCGTCCGTCATCCCGGACGCGTCCCAGTTGAAGGACGGCGAGAGGTTGTATGCCAGCATGACCTCGGGGCACGCCGCCTTGACGCCCTCCGCGAAGGCCGTGCACTCGGCCACGTTGGGGCTCGACGTCTCCATCCAGAGCACGTCGGCGTGCGGCGCGAAGGCGCGGCCACGgaccacggccgccgccacggaGCCCCGGAAGCGGTAGAACCCTTCCCTGGTCCGGGGAAGGTCCCAGTCCCAGAACACGGACGCGACGCCGAGGCGCGCCGCGACGTCGCGCGCCTGCTCGTTGGACACGCACCTATCGTAGCTGGTGGCGGCGTCCCACTCCTGGAGCTTTCGCTGCTTCTCCTGTTCGGTGGCGTTCAGCCCCGCGATGGCGTCCCTGACGCAGTCGGAGAAGGTCTTGAGCTGCGCCGCGGCCAGCCACTCGTCCTCGATGGCCTGGAGCTCCCGGCCGGTCTTGCCGGCCGCCATGCCGTCGGAGAGAACGGCGGCGAGGCTCCGTCCCCTGAGGCCCGGGTTGGTGGCGCCGAGGATGAACTGGTGGTCCCGCGCGTCGACGTTGGTCTGGATGAgcgtggcggcgacggcgtcggagcGCGCGACGAGGACGGTCTCGACGCCCATGACGTCGAACTGGAGCcgcgcggcgacgaggcggtTGACGTGCTCGGACACCGCGACGAGCACCTTCCCGGCCATGTGGCCGCACTTCTTGGTGACGGACGACTGGTCCTCGAGGTGGACCCCGGCGGCCCCGCGCTCGACGAAGAGCTTGCAGAGCttgacggtggcggtggcgccgccgaaGCCGGTGTCTCCGTCGGCGATGATGGGCTTGAGGAAGTCGACGTAGGGAGCGCGCGCCCGCTCGGCGCGGGGCAGCGACATGCGCGCCTCCCGCTGCTTGCGGTCGTGGTAGAGCTGCGCGAAGAAGAGGTGCTCCACCTTGTTGGGCACGGTGTCGTAGGGGTAGTCGGCGAGGTCCGGGCCGGGCTCGTTGGTGGAGGTGTGCGTGGAGGAGCACTGCCACCCGGAGACGTAGATGGTGTCGAGGTGCTTGGCCATCATGGTCACCTGGACGGGGTCCAGCGCGCCGAAGGTGCGGGACGCGGTGCCGGCGGCCTGGTGCGCCCTGAGCGTGCGCCACAGCTTCTTGGCCATCTCCCCCGAGGCGTAGCTCTGCCGGAGCGtgccgcggaggaggacgacgtcgcgggcggcgtaggggcgctTGGTCAGACGGAACCGCTCCGTGCCCCACCACGACTCCACCTCCGCTACCTCCGCCTCGaacctcccttcctcctccatgATCTGCACGTGTCCAGACACGACGAAAAGCAAGTTTACCATGAGATCACATGCAGAAACAGTTGAAAATGGAATGCAGTAGCATGGCGAGTCGATCGAGAAACCGACCAGGGAAGGCACGGAGAACGGCGACGCCATGGCTGGTAGCGACGGTGCAGAGGTACACGAATCAAGACACGCGCGCTTGGAGATGGATGATGAGGAGTGGCAAGTGCGAGCGTGCCTTGGTTGCTTGTATCGGCTGGGACGATCCTGCCGTATTTATAGTCAGCGGTGTGTACGTACGCCTGGAGGAGCGCTCGCAGAATCATGCATGCAACTTGAACGTAACGTGTAGGCTTCCAACTTCCGATCCTTATCGTCTGGTGCAGTTGGGAGAGTTGCAACGGGGAGTGATGGCCGACACGTACGTCGCCTGATCGGTTTCGCATGGGGACAAAAACTTGCTTCGCGCGCACCACACTCGAACGTTTTGTAAGGTTGCGGCGGTTAGCGCTAGCTGGACACTCTCGCACACTGCAGCCGAGAGCGGTTGCGTGCGTGCTCCTCCAATCCGATCGTTTTGCGTAAACTGAACTGCGACCAGTGAGCTAATGGACActggaagatttttttttcacgcATCGTGCACTACAGtagaaacgatttgtgctggTCCACAAAAATTATAGTTTTGGTATGTAGAATTGGCACCTGCCAGTACAAAGATACCTAAAAGTCATTAAAAAAATTGGCAAAAGAGAGTAAAAACTTGTAGTTGTTCGGTCAGGATCACGAGTGACTTCTTAAGAACATGCATGTACCATGGAGGTGCATAAAAGAGAGGTTTAGTGaaaaaattgattttttttaccacTTCATTTGCACCTTGTGCTTCAACGAGATGTGTAGCAGTGGCGCTTAACAAGGTGGTATTGTAGAGCTTGACACCTAAATCAGTGCTTAATGATATAACAACATTCTCTCTCTTTAAGCACTCACTTATAAGCACCTTTTATTGCCTCATTGTGCATGCCCTCAGTAGTAGTAGTAGGGTTTGCTTCTAGGGGAATTTTTATCACCGCAAGGTTTAGAGAGAGATGCTTTGTGTGAGGCATGCACGCTCAACGAATCGGTGGAAGGGGTGGAAGGCAACTAGAGTCTTTAGCATTGTAGTGGGGATGCAAGAGTAGATTCGGTGATAGTGACATCGCCAAACATGGGGTGGTGGGTAGACCTGAGCATTTTGCAGGCTGAGCCGGGCTGACAAAAAGGCCGGTTCATTTCGAGCTGAAAATTTGTGTCCACGAATAGCCCATGGATGTTGTTGGGCCAAGTTTTTGGGCCGGGCTTGGGCTGCCCATtcttttttagttgaaaaataaatgaaattaattgtttGGACGGGCTCGGGTCGGCCTGATTTTTTTGGCTTAGTTTCCACTGACCATGCCCGGCCCGACAGCTACCTTGAGCGGGTCAAAACCCACTGGGCTGGGGCCGGGCCTGTGGGCTAGGCTGGGCTTAAAATGCTCAGGTCCAATAGTGGGTAGGGCTTGGGGCAGGACGGATCCAACGTAGAGCTGGGGGGCTCAAGCCCCCTACCCCTGGAACTCCATGGAAAGAAGAggggaggatgaagaagtaGATGAAAGAAGggaaggatgaagaagaagacggGGGACAAGAGGAAGCGGAAGGGAGATGAGCTCCCCAAGCTTTTCATCCTGCATCCATCCGGCCTGGTGGTATGCTACCAAGGGCGGACCCAGGGCTGGGCGAGCCTAGGCGCTCCGGCGTCATTGTTGCTAGAGCAGTTCCGGCGTCATTGTTGCTAGAGCAGTTCCGTATGGTTGCACCCTCTTTCACTGGAGATAGGAAGATAATTTTTTAGTTTCGCCCATGCTCCATTTGATTCCTGCGTCCGCCACTGTGTGCTACTGCTACGACCCTAAGGAAAACAATAATATCACTCGTTGGTtcgctgaaaaaaaaaacttatttgcTAACTTTGACAGTGAAACGAGCTAAGGATGACTATTTATTACACATCATGCATACGCATTAACACCGTGAAAAAGAAATTCTTCATGTAACCACATGAAGCATAATacttccgtcctaaattactatttattttaatttttttttgatacatcacttttgctatgtatctagatacaaatatatatctaggtgtatattAAAAGGTGTGTATATAAAAAAGTGAAAatgaatactccctccgttccaaattataggttgttttgacttttctagatacacagatattattatgcatctagacatagggtatatctaagtgcataacaaagtctatgaatctaataaagtcaaaacgacctataatttgggacggagggagtagtaatttgggacggagagagagTGATTACGGCTGGACCTAGTGGGATAACAAACTAGCACATGGCCAAGGCAATTCGATATTCCGCCGCAGTTTGGAAAATGGGACTGCGATATAGCAGTGACAATAAGGTGAAAAATATAGTCTTCCATTTCTGCTGCCGCTTCCGGCTTTCTTATGGAAAAATGTTCCAACGGAACTGAATTGCCGAAATGCGATGCCTCTAAATTAACACATCTACTACAGACAGAATGATCTATCATTGCAGGTTGCAAGGCCCGTGACGCAGGAGTCAAATCAGGATTGGGCCTGGTACGCACCTACCGGAAGAGAACGGATAAGGATTGATTGGGCTACGGAGGAAAGGAGGGGAGACCAAGTAAGCATGGCACAAAATGCTAATGTTTATCGTCCACATCACACTTTCTGgccttttcttctattttcttttgtaTATTTCTGAATGAACGAATGAAATGGATCAGACTTCCAACTTCGTGCGGCTGATCCCATCCATCCGTCCCAGGCCGGCACGCCACTGCTCAAGTGGCTTTCTAGAAGcttgattattattttttagTTTGGGATGAATATTCACGTACTGGACTGGGCTAATTTTTGTCGTGGGCTTTGGTGCCAAGTTCCTGGGGCGCACGTTTATTAGCTGGGCTGCACGTGAAATGCTACGGCCTCATGCCAGCCGGAATGAATGCTGCTGCTGGGCCGCACTTTTAAGTATGTTTTTTTTAGCCACCAAGAAAGCGTGTGTTCGGCTGTGCTTCAGCAGCCTGCAGGCCACGGCGATAGCTATGACCTGCAGGtggctgcggccgccgccgcaatcACAGCCGAACAGGCCGAAAGTGGTTTCACCAAATATTTTTCCAGCTCCCACCGAACTTAAATGGGATCAACATGTACTATGCAATATATAATTGATGTGCCAATACAAGATATAGTGTAAATGAAATTCGTGCACAAATGTAAACAACATCACCAAATAACATGGAATCGTTACGACTTTAATACTTTTCCTCTAGTGAGCTGCCAAAAAAATTCCATTGGCTGGTGGTCCGAAAGATATAGATCTTCTTGTATTTTCATTTTGCTAGCAATTCCATGAAAAGGGCAAATCAATATACAAGGATCGCAATGATCACATAGCCAGGGAAAGGAAATGTGCACAATACCTcatcctttctctttttttcacgGCCGTGCCTTGGCATGTATTTCATTAGGAGGAAGAGATAGAAAGTACAGGGTTGAGAATTGTCATCTAGACTTGATGACCTGCTTCACAGCTAAAGTTCAGCTTGCTGTTACAGAGAAATCATTTCGCGACCTACAGCTGTATTACTATTTGAGGTAGGCATAGTTAAATGAGCTAAAGAATTAAATCTAGCTGCGACCCATAGTGAAGCTTCATCAATGATCGTTTGCATCAGCTGAACCACATTCTTCTCGGTACTGTTGAAAGTCCGACAATTGCGCTCTAACCAGATAGACAAGGAGATCAAGATGACCATGGAATCAAAAGTCTTCCTGTCAGCTTTGTCAACTCGCTTCCTTGATCGTGTCCACCAGGCAGCCAAACAGTGATCctctggagatggagatggagtcgGGACTTCCCAGGATACCTTTGAAAGAGCCAGGTGCCAGATTTGCCTTGTGTATGAGCATCTGATAAGCAAGTGAGTAATAGTTTCAGGTTCCTGTCTACAGAGTATGCAACTATCATCATCCTGCAGGTTATGTTTCTTGCATCTTGCAGCTGTCCAGGTGCTCGAGTTTTGCATTTACCAGGTGCTCGAGTTTTGCGAAGAACCGAAGCTCCTGGTATTGGGTGCTGTCCAATGAAAAAAGTTCTGTACGCACTTGATGTTGTGAAGGTCTGATCCTTAGTCCAGTTCCAAAGCACCCTGTCTTGTGCATCTTCATCAAGTGTCACTGATTGTATTTTGTCCCAGATGGCTAAGTAATCTAGCAGTACATGCACTGTGAGTGCCCCAGAGATATCTTTCACCCAATTTCAGTTTTGGAGGCCTTCATGAACCGTGCGATTCTTCCTAATTCTTGGGCCAACCGCTTGAACCAAACATGGGGCAATCTCTGCAACCGATCAACCCTCAATCCATCTCTCTGTCCAGAATAGAGTCCATTTGCCATTTCCAACCTGAATTGAGGTGGAGTAGAAGAATAACTCTGCTACTTGAGGTTCCACTTTATCAGGAAGGGAGAACCATGGACGAGATGTGTCTGTTCTTTTCGGCCATAACCACCGCATGCGTAGAGCATATCCCATGAGTTGGTGATTAGTAATCCCCAGGCCACCTAGTTGTTATGGCCTGCACACTTTCGGCCATGCTAGTAAGCAGTGTCCTCCCGAGACCATCTCAGTCCCTCTCCATAGGAAAGCACGTCTGCGCTTATCAATACTTTTGATGAGCCATGGAGACAGTGACACTGCCATTGCGGTATGAATTGGAACCGCTAACATTTTCACTCGAACCAGTACTGCACGATCCGCTTTACTCATCATCTCTGCCTTCCATGTTGGTAGCCCGTCTTGATCTTGTCCACCAGTGGCATAAGATCTTTATTTGTCAACTTCTTGGTAGAGACTGGGATTCTCAGGTATTTGCAAGGGAGATGCTGTAGGCGCCCAGGAAATAGGCTGATCAAAGTTACTATCTCCTCTAGACCACACTGGATAGGGGAGATCTCACACTTGTTCAGATTGGTTTGGAGGCCTGAAGCTCGTCCAAAAAGATCTAGTATAGTTCCGATGACAATCATGTCTTGTTGATTCGGGGTCAGAAAGAGTACCACATCATCAGCATATCAGAATAGACGTTCGTTTATGGCACTGGATCCCAGCGAAAGTAAGAGGCCTTCTTTGTCTGGCAAAGTGATCAGAGAATTCAAAGCTTCCATTGCCAGGATGAATAACATGGGCGACAGGGGATCCCCTTGCCGGAGGCCTTGGCGTGGCATATCCGCTTTCCTGGAGCTCCATTCAGAATGATTTTCGTGCTAGCTGTAGAAAGCAACAGGCTTATCCAATCGTGCCAACGTCTTGTAAAACCCATGTGTATTAGGATTCTCAGCAATAAATCCAATTCACCGAATCAAATGCTTTTGAGATATCTACCTTGATCAAGGCCGAGGGTGTCTTGCGTCTCTGGAGCAGTTTTGCAGAAAGATCGACGGCATGGAAATTGTCATGCAAAAGACGCCCCTTGATGAAGGCACTTTGATTCTGCCGCACCAACTCATTCAGCTTGGGTGCTAGTCTGTTGACCAAAACCTTGGTGAAGAGCTTTGAGAAGCTATGTATGAGGCTTATCGGACGATAATCAGCAATGCATTACGCATCCTGTTTTTTCCGAAGAAGTACCATGTAAGCTTGATTAACTAAATGAAGGCTGCGATCATCTAGGGACCAGAGCGCATGAAAGGCACGCATGATGTCATGCTTGATGATTGGCCAGGCGGTTCTTAGAAAGGTTTTATGGATGCAAGGTCACTTTCATGAATCATATGGACCAGAATTTGACCTATTTTGTAGTCTAGTGAAGATTAAAATTGAGGCTCAACCACTACCATAGAGAAAGAATGCCATCGCAATAATGTGGTAATTAATAAGGTATCTAAATTACACATGAACCCGCTTTGTGTCTTATTTGCATGACCTCTTCTCGCAGGTGGTGGGTTTTGCTGATGAGACATGATAGGTACTTCAGCGATCAGAATTTAGGCGGCGTACTTTCAGAAATCAAAAgcatgtaacataactaaattGAAAAGGATGTAGAAATATCACTCGAGAAAGGGAGTGACAAAGATCTTTGTGATGCGTGGATAATGTTGAAACAACCACGATATTTTACCAATGCGTTACCGAGGATCACCAAGCTAGACAGCTAGTTATGGAGTCCAAGGATCATCTCTACATTTAATCTTCTTTACAGCTACAACCATGCGTACCGGCCAGCTTATATCCCTGATTTGCACAAAGATTCTCATTACTGATTGACCGTGGATATATACACGTTTACATGTCATGTACAGTAGGATTATAGGTCGATAATATAGCAAATTTACAACCGAGAGCTATACGCCTATacatagggcctgtttggtttgagatGCTTATCATAAGCAactaaagttgcttatttggagttgcttatttttaatcctaggtgtttggtttgatggGCTAAACAGCATTGAATGAGGTTGACATTGACATGTTTACCCCTAAAGAGCATTGAATGAGGGGGAGACAGAGGGGGAGACAACCAGACATAAATGAGGGTAGGAGTGTAAAGATCACCTTTTAGCTCCAATAAGCAACCCAAGTGTTGCTTATGGACTTATGATAAGCAACCCAACTTTAACTCCAataagcaagggtgtttggtttctttgggctagaagttgcttatttttagttgcttatgcataagtaactcaaaccaaacactccAATAGTAAGCTACAGAAGGATACATGACAAGCTACACATCAGGGATGTGAGCTGGCATGGTCACAGCTGTTGCTGCGGTAGTACTTGTGCCGGATGGTGTACTCGAAGTAGACCTAAGCAAAATAGGCATGGACCGACACTCATTTAGGGTCGGGCGTGGCGCTGATTTTTGCGGTTCGAAAAAAATGGGCGGGCTCGAGCCCGGCCTGAataataaaatgaattaaatttATACTAGAAAATGATGGGCGACCCGAGCCCGAATTAGACCCGATTTTGTTGGTCCGATGGGGTTAATGGGCGGGCTTGGGCAGAGATTTTAGGCCTGAAAGAAATCGGACTTTTTAACGGCTCGGCCCAAGGTTTGCTCAGATCTAACTGGAAGGATGTATTCCAACACACATTTTGCTAGATAAAATTACAAAAAGATTATTTATAGATTAAAAATAGCTAATATAATTAATACTTCCACGAAATGTTATGTGGATTGTAAAGGATCAGAatcctgtttggtttgaggttAATGACTTGTTTGCTCCTAATCATTCCTACCCctccttttttcccctcctccgACGACGGACATGActggcgggcggcggatccAGAGTGTAGGAGGCCGGTGGCACTCGGGGGTCGAGGCGGTGGCCGCCCTCCCACTCCGATGGCGTCCCTCTCCGAcgccctctctcctcctcccacgctagcagcagcagccatcaGGTGCTGTCTGAGTCCTCTTAGTggcacggcgccggcggaggtcCAAAAGCCATCCTGGCATCCTCCATCCATAAACCCTCGCAAAATATCTGCGCTGATATAGTGGGGTGTGCCACTACTGTTGCCAGCGATCCGGTGCCAGTGGCCAACTGCGCCCCATCTGTTAACGCATTCGTAGCATGCACGGCGCCCAAATATTTGTTGCAGCCTTCTCCCCTTCTAATACCCTGCCATTGCAGCCTCATCCTCTCACACTTGCCAGCGCTGCCATCTCCACAAGCCAAGAAGCTCTC from Setaria italica strain Yugu1 chromosome II, Setaria_italica_v2.0, whole genome shotgun sequence encodes the following:
- the LOC101774000 gene encoding isocitrate lyase; the encoded protein is MASPFSVPSLIMEEEGRFEAEVAEVESWWGTERFRLTKRPYAARDVVLLRGTLRQSYASGEMAKKLWRTLRAHQAAGTASRTFGALDPVQVTMMAKHLDTIYVSGWQCSSTHTSTNEPGPDLADYPYDTVPNKVEHLFFAQLYHDRKQREARMSLPRAERARAPYVDFLKPIIADGDTGFGGATATVKLCKLFVERGAAGVHLEDQSSVTKKCGHMAGKVLVAVSEHVNRLVAARLQFDVMGVETVLVARSDAVAATLIQTNVDARDHQFILGATNPGLRGRSLAAVLSDGMAAGKTGRELQAIEDEWLAAAQLKTFSDCVRDAIAGLNATEQEKQRKLQEWDAATSYDRCVSNEQARDVAARLGVASVFWDWDLPRTREGFYRFRGSVAAAVVRGRAFAPHADVLWMETSSPNVAECTAFAEGVKAACPEVMLAYNLSPSFNWDASGMTDGEMSAFIPRVARLGYVWQFITLAGFHADALITDTFARDFARRGMLAYVERIQREERINGVETLEHQKWSGANFYDRVLKTVQGGISSTAAMGKGVTEDQFKDSYPASGNGGSSLQVVAKSRI